AGCATTTCCTAATGGAGACATTTTTTCTGCATAAGAAATAAATCCATCAAAACCTTTAACCCCTTGACCTGCTGTTGTAGGTGTTGGAGATTGAGAAATTGTATTTACACGTACTTTATGGTCTCTTCCGAAGAAATATCCAAAACTACGAGCAATAGACTCTAAATAAGCCTTATTATCTGCCATATCGTTATAATCTGGAAATACTCTTTGTGCAGCCATATAAGTTAAGGCTACAATACTTCCCCATTCATTCATTGCTTGTTTGTTATATAAAACATTCATCGTTTTATGAAAAGAAACAGCAGAAACATCCCATCCTTTTGTTGTAAAGTCGTATTTAGAATCTGTGTAATGACGTCCTTTACGTACATTAACTGACATACCGATAGAGTGTAAAACAAAATCAATTTTACCTCCTAATATCTCCATAGACTTTTCTACTAAGTTTGTTAAGTCGTCCATTGAAGTTGCATCGGCAGGAATAATCTCAGAATTAGTTTTAGCTGCTAACTCCTTAATTTGCCCCATACGCATAGCTATTGGAGCGTTCGTTAACACAAACTCTGCTCCTTCTTCATGAGCACGTTCAGCTACTTTCCAAGCGATAGAATTTTCATCTAAAGCTCCAAAAATAATTCCTTTTTTTCCTTTTAATAAATTATACATACTGTTTGTTTTAGTCTTTAGTTTTGTTAAGCAAATATAGTTTAATTTAATAATTCTTTTGCATGAGTTAAAGCACTTTCAGAGAAGTCTTTTCCACTTAGCATTTCTGCTATTTCTTCTACTCTTTCTTGTGTTGAAAGTAATTTTAAATTAGACTCTGTTATTCCTTCTACTTCAGATTTATATACTTTGTAGTGTTGAACACCTTTGGCTGCAATTTGTGGTAAATGCGTAATAGTTATTACTTGCATATGACTACTCATTTGTTGCATAATTGCAGCTATTTTATTTGAAACCTCTCCGGAAACTCCAGTGTCTATCTCATCAAAAATTATGGTTGGAAGTTTACTATTTTCAGATAATATCTTTTTAATTGATAGCATAATTCTAGAAAGTTCTCCTCCAGAAGCTACTTTTTTCAGTTCTCCGAAATTCCCACCTTTATTTGCAGAAAATAAAAATGATAATTCATCCTTTCCATTTGAAAAATAGTTATCAGATAAGTTCACATCAATAGCAAATCTAGCATTCGGCATTCCTAAATCTGCTAATAATACCTCTAATTCCTTTTTTAACTTTGGAATCACTTTATTCCTAGCACTTGAAATTGTTTGTGCCAGCGCGTCCAGCTTTTCAGCAACATGAGCAATCTCTTTTTCTTTATTAGCTATAATACTACCAGCATCTTCTACTTGAGCTACCTTATCTGCCAAAGATTCATGAATCTTTTGTAACTCTTCAATAGAACTTACAAAATGTTTCTTTTGTAAATTATAAATCAATTGTAAACGATCATTCAGCTCTTCAATTTCTGAAGGATTGTATTCAATCAACTCATTTGCATTTTCTATTTCTTTTGCTACATCATCTAACTCAATTTTCAGGCTAGAAACTCGGTTACTTAACTCCTCGTATTCTTTAGAAAAGGAACTGATTTTTTGCAAATTATTCTCTAGAGAGTACAACATCGTTTGAATACCAACTTCTTCATTGATTGTCTTTTCTAGTGCTTCAGATAAGTTTAACTTAATTTCCTCAACATTATTCAGCTTATCTAATTTCTCTTCTATACTTTTTTGTTCTCCAATCTGTAACTCAGCTTCTTCTAACTCTTTAAATAAATGCAAGTTATACTCATATTGTTGTTTCGCTTCTTCTTGAGAAAGCAATAACGTTTTTAATTCTTTCTGTAAGCCATTATACTTTTTCAAACCTCTTTTATAAGAAGCTATTTTTGTATGATTTCTTGCTAAAACATCAATAACATGAAATTGAAAATTAGTGTCTGACAACTCCATCGTTTGATGCTGTGAATGAATATCAAGTAACTTTGTTTTTAAAGATTGTAAAACGGATAATGTTACTGGAGTGTCATTTACAAATGCTCTTGATTTTCCTGAAGGAAGAATTTCTCTTCTAATGATAGTTTCATTCTCATAATCTACATCCAATTCATCAAATAATTCTTGAAGATTATAATCTGCTACAGAAAATTGTGCTTCTATTACACATTTTTTTTCTGTATTTTTTAAAGAAGATAAATCAGCTCTATTCCCAGTAACCAAACCTAAAGCTCCTAATAAAATAGATTTACCTGCTCCTGTTTCTCCTGTTATAATAGATAGTCCACTGCTTAAATCAATAGATAACTGATTGATTAATGCATAGTTTTGTATAGTTAAATGTGCTAACAAATTTTACTCTTTAAAAAAGAATAAAAGTACGGATTTTTAACAAACTAAAAAGAGAAGTTTTAAACTAAAACTATATCCATTCAGAGATAAATTAAAATAGGTGTTACTCAAATTTCACCTATCTTTAAACAAAGAAGATCAGCAAAAACTTCATATACTTTTGACCTTGATTACAGATTACTCTTCAAAAAAAATAACCTATTAAAAATTGAATTTAATAGGTTACTAATATTTTATTTATGTATCAACGTTTAATTAATTCTCTTCCACTTGTCTGAGTAAGTTGGAGAAATATCTCTTAACGTTTGTACCATTTTTGCTTGATTACTAGTAGGTCGACCATCTGAAAAAACATTTACAATTTCATCTGATTTTGCATCTAAAAATACACGAATCATGTAGTTACCAACGGTTATATTGAACATCTTATCCAAATCTATTACCGCCTTTTCAATAGCTTGTTTTGCTTTATTTTCGTCTTCTGAAAAGTAATCAAATCCTTGTCTATGATAGTTATAATATATATTTCGTAAGGTCTCAAATTTTGAAGATAACAAACCATCAATCAAAGCAAATCTATTTTGCTTTCCTACTTGGTTTTGCCAGTTTGTATCACCACTTTGTTGTGCCTGTAACATTACGTTCTCCGCTTTTTTCAAATACTCTTGTCCTCCTTTTAATGCAAATGTATCTGCATCTACTCCTAAAATGGTGTACACATAAAAAACAATGGTAGATACTAAATTAGAATCAAATCTTGTGGGATTAAATAACAACGGATCAAACTCATTATATTCAAAATTAAATCCTGTATCATTGATATTTAAAAGAGGTGTTGCATATGAAGAACCATACACCGGTCTTGTCGATTGAATTTGCAAGCTTCCTAAAAACTGATTATTATTTTGTTCACTTACTATAATTGTAAATGCACAATTAATACGTTCTTGCGGTTTAAAATTTCTATTAGTCCATTTTGTTTGGTTTATAAACTCTGTCAACGCCTTTTGTAACGTTTGATAAACTTGCTTATTTGAACTTTGAACTTTATCAGCATTAATGGTTACCAAAGCATTTATTTCTTGCGCTTGAACAAACGAAGAAACAAGTAAGACTACTCCTAATAAAAACTTACGCATTTAATTTTTGAATGATTTCGTTAATTATATCTTTAGATACTTCTTTTTTAGATTTTAACGCAAATTCTTTTTTGCTAAAATCTACATCAATAATAGTGATTTTATTTGTATCTGTTGCAAAACCTGCTCCCTTATCTCTTAAGGAATTTAGAACTATCATATCTAAATTCTTTCGTTTGATTTTACTTTTCGCATTCTCTTCTTCGTTATTTGTTTCTAAAGCAAAACCAACTAGTAATTGGTTTTTCTTAATTTCACCTAACGATTTTAGAATGTCTTGGGTAGGTTCTAACTCTATACTTAACGCTGCTTCTTTCTTTTTTATTTTTTGAGAAGCTACATTTTTTGGTCTGTAATCGGCAACTGCAGCAGAAAGTATAGCTACATCAACATCATTATAGTATTTATGACAAGCTTCATACATTTCTTGCGCCGATTTTACATCTATTCTTTTAATAAAAGAATGTTTTACTGATTGGTGAGATGGTCCTGAAACTAAAAATACCTCAGCTCCTAAATTTGCAGCTGTTTTGGCTATTTCAAAGCCCATTTTTCCAGAAGAATGGTTACCAATAAATCTTACTGGATCTATTGCTTCATATGTAGGTCCAGCTGTTATTAATACCTTTTTACCTCTTAAGGGTAACTTTGATACTATATCTTTTTCAATAAAATCTATAATATCTTCTGGTTCAGCCATTCTTCCTTCACCAACCAA
The sequence above is a segment of the Tenacibaculum sp. 190130A14a genome. Coding sequences within it:
- a CDS encoding enoyl-ACP reductase, which translates into the protein MYNLLKGKKGIIFGALDENSIAWKVAERAHEEGAEFVLTNAPIAMRMGQIKELAAKTNSEIIPADATSMDDLTNLVEKSMEILGGKIDFVLHSIGMSVNVRKGRHYTDSKYDFTTKGWDVSAVSFHKTMNVLYNKQAMNEWGSIVALTYMAAQRVFPDYNDMADNKAYLESIARSFGYFFGRDHKVRVNTISQSPTPTTAGQGVKGFDGFISYAEKMSPLGNATALECADYTISLFSDLTKKVTLQNLFHDGGFSNMGVSDAVMERFTEE
- the recN gene encoding DNA repair protein RecN; translation: MLAHLTIQNYALINQLSIDLSSGLSIITGETGAGKSILLGALGLVTGNRADLSSLKNTEKKCVIEAQFSVADYNLQELFDELDVDYENETIIRREILPSGKSRAFVNDTPVTLSVLQSLKTKLLDIHSQHQTMELSDTNFQFHVIDVLARNHTKIASYKRGLKKYNGLQKELKTLLLSQEEAKQQYEYNLHLFKELEEAELQIGEQKSIEEKLDKLNNVEEIKLNLSEALEKTINEEVGIQTMLYSLENNLQKISSFSKEYEELSNRVSSLKIELDDVAKEIENANELIEYNPSEIEELNDRLQLIYNLQKKHFVSSIEELQKIHESLADKVAQVEDAGSIIANKEKEIAHVAEKLDALAQTISSARNKVIPKLKKELEVLLADLGMPNARFAIDVNLSDNYFSNGKDELSFLFSANKGGNFGELKKVASGGELSRIMLSIKKILSENSKLPTIIFDEIDTGVSGEVSNKIAAIMQQMSSHMQVITITHLPQIAAKGVQHYKVYKSEVEGITESNLKLLSTQERVEEIAEMLSGKDFSESALTHAKELLN
- the coaBC gene encoding bifunctional phosphopantothenoylcysteine decarboxylase/phosphopantothenate--cysteine ligase CoaBC → MSVLNGKKVLLGVTAGIAAYKTANLVRLFIKSGAEVKVVMTPASKDFVTPLTLSTLSKNPVNSTFYDSEDENELWNNHVELGLWADLMIIAPATANTLSKMTNGTCNNLLLATYLSAKCPVYFAPAMDLDMYKHPSTKTSFDKLQSFGNIMIPSTSGELASGLVGEGRMAEPEDIIDFIEKDIVSKLPLRGKKVLITAGPTYEAIDPVRFIGNHSSGKMGFEIAKTAANLGAEVFLVSGPSHQSVKHSFIKRIDVKSAQEMYEACHKYYNDVDVAILSAAVADYRPKNVASQKIKKKEAALSIELEPTQDILKSLGEIKKNQLLVGFALETNNEEENAKSKIKRKNLDMIVLNSLRDKGAGFATDTNKITIIDVDFSKKEFALKSKKEVSKDIINEIIQKLNA
- a CDS encoding DUF4835 family protein, translated to MRKFLLGVVLLVSSFVQAQEINALVTINADKVQSSNKQVYQTLQKALTEFINQTKWTNRNFKPQERINCAFTIIVSEQNNNQFLGSLQIQSTRPVYGSSYATPLLNINDTGFNFEYNEFDPLLFNPTRFDSNLVSTIVFYVYTILGVDADTFALKGGQEYLKKAENVMLQAQQSGDTNWQNQVGKQNRFALIDGLLSSKFETLRNIYYNYHRQGFDYFSEDENKAKQAIEKAVIDLDKMFNITVGNYMIRVFLDAKSDEIVNVFSDGRPTSNQAKMVQTLRDISPTYSDKWKRIN